Part of the Halalkalibacter krulwichiae genome is shown below.
GCAATGGTAGGGGCTTTACTTCTTATGTTACTTACACATGAAGAGCAAGATATGGAAGAAGTGTTTAAATCGGTAGAGTGGGTAACGTTGTTTTTCTTTATTGGATTGTTTATGTTAGTGGGAGGATTAAAAGAAGTTGGAATTATTGATGAAATATCTAAATCGATCATTTATTACACAGAAGGAGATTTACCTAAGACAGCTCTTTTCATTCTATGGGGGTCTGGTATTCTTTCCGGGTTTGTCGATAATATCCCGTTTGTAGCGGCAATGATTCCAGTAATTTTAGAGTTTCAGGAGTTCGGTATGAATAATTTGGAACCTTTATGGTGGGCTCTTGCTCTTGGTGCGTGTTTAGGTGGGAATGCTACGATTATTGGAGCCACGGCTAATGTTATCGTTGCTGGGATGGCTGTGAAAGCCAAACATCCTTTTAGTTATTGGGAGTTTTTAAAAGTAGGTTTGCCGGTTGCGATTGTATCCTTTATTATCTCTACTGTGTATTTGTATATTCGTTATTTAAACCAGTTTATTTAATTGTCAAAAGCTTCAAATCATGTGTTCGTCTCCTTCGGTCATACTATGCTTAGATATGTCACAAGGAGGAGAATAACGATGGATTATATGACAATTATGCTCAGAACGATATTCATCTATTTTATCATTCTCTTTGTGTTGCGATTTATGGGGAAACGAGAAATTGGCCAATTATCGGTGTTAGACTTTGTTGTTTCCATTATGATTGCAGAGCTTGCAGTGGTATCAATAGAAAATATAGATGTCCCCATGATGTATTCAATTATCCCGATTGGCATTCTATCGGCCATTCAAATTATATTAGCCTTAGTCTCATTAAAAAATAATCAATTAAGAAAGTTAATTGACGGTAAGCCCTCAGTACTTATTAATGAAGGGAAGATAGACGAGCGTGAAATGAGAAAGCAAAGATACAATTTTGATGATCTTCTTGTCCAGCTAAGGCAAAATAAAATAAGTAAGCTTTCAGATGTCGAATTTGCCATATTAGAGCCTTCAGGTAAATTATCTGTTATTGAAAAGCAAGATAATGACAATCAACAGCCGATGATGCCATTGCCACTAATATTAGATGGTAAGGTACAAGAAGATCACCTGAAGCAA
Proteins encoded:
- a CDS encoding DUF421 domain-containing protein; this encodes MDYMTIMLRTIFIYFIILFVLRFMGKREIGQLSVLDFVVSIMIAELAVVSIENIDVPMMYSIIPIGILSAIQIILALVSLKNNQLRKLIDGKPSVLINEGKIDEREMRKQRYNFDDLLVQLRQNKISKLSDVEFAILEPSGKLSVIEKQDNDNQQPMMPLPLILDGKVQEDHLKQINQTSLWLRQQMRKLGYRDIKKISYCALKDQDTFFVDLKDER